Proteins encoded in a region of the Diabrotica virgifera virgifera chromosome 4, PGI_DIABVI_V3a genome:
- the LOC126882992 gene encoding uncharacterized protein LOC126882992, with translation MSKHWGEIYPPSSSDFSLPDVTADIEKAMDKCCLAEYENDSDRQTVGNISLPPLDPLISYAISLHKYASDMTEMIRVAELATEMNLIPPEDAAPPMPMMPEIELKHKRNNLNFIPKETTAFTEGEHVQIPMLSEAIVKKILAKCIAAMFAHIGYETTHQSVLDVMIDVLESFFEKFCQKVIDSAEDSYTENPLSYPSNIEKVLIETGMGGVRGLHDYYQIRVVNYVNVLQRRCLELNEHYAVLLIPKSPSPSDKYSSIVRVKVDEDAGAVEIENPEFHFASLDIDSAVLESGLQLLHSLEEAEENLQGLEDTNDDEAISASPGVVSIPPDGDVSSLFPFAKKKRLK, from the coding sequence ATGTCGAAACATTGGGGCGAGATTTATCCACCATCATCCTCAGATTTTTCACTCCCAGATGTTACAGCAGATATTGAGAAAGCAATGGATAAATGTTGTTTGGCAGAATATGAAAATGATAGTGACCGGCAAACTGTTGGAAACATTAGTTTACCTCCCTTGGATCCATTAATATCATATGCTATTTCATTGCACAAATATGCCAGCGATATGACGGAGATGATACGTGTAGCAGAGCTTGCAACTGAAATGAATTTAATTCCACCTGAAGATGCTGCACCTCCAATGCCCATGATGCCTGAAATTGAATTAAAACACAAGAGAAATAATCTTAACTTTATACCCAAAGAAACGACAGCTTTTACTGAAGGAGAACATGTCCAAATACCAATGTTATCAGAagcaattgttaaaaaaatattagccaAGTGTATAGCTGCTATGTTTGCTCATATTGGTTATGAAACTACCCATCAAAGTGTTTTAGATGTTATGATAGACGTACTAGAGTCTTTTTTCGAAAAGTTTTGTCAAAAAGTCATTGATTCAGCTGAAGACAGCTATACTGAAAATCCATTAAGTTATCCTAGCAATATAGAAAAAGTTTTAATAGAAACTGGTATGGGTGGAGTTAGAGGTTTACACGATTATTATCAGATTAGAGTAGTAAACTATGTAAATGTTTTACAAAGAAGATGTTTGGAATTAAATGAACATTACGCagtacttctgattccaaaaaGTCCATCGCCTTCTGATAAATATAGTAGTATTGTTAGAGTTAAAGTAGATGAAGATGCAGGTGCTGTAGAAATAGAAAACCCAGAGTTTCACTTTGCATCTTTAGATATAGATTCAGCAGTACTGGAATCTGGCTTGCAGCTGTTACATAGTttagaagaagcagaagaaaatTTACAAGGTCTGGAAGATACTAATGATGACGAAGCAATTTCAGCATCACCTGGAGTTGTTTCTATTCCTCCAGATGGAGATGTAAGCAGTTTATTTCCCTTTGCCAAAAAGAAACGACTGAAGTAA